The Fervidobacterium gondwanense DSM 13020 genome window below encodes:
- the ileS gene encoding isoleucine--tRNA ligase, producing MDYKNTLNLPQTNFQMKANLVNKEPEMLKFWEEKEIYKKTLETREGAPTYLLHDGPPYANGDIHLGTAMNKILKDFVTRYKTMRGYRVPYVPGWDTHGLPIEHRVTTTLGEEAKNKTPVEIRKLCKEFALKFVDIQREEFKRLGVKGDWENPYITLNPEYEYHILDVFKTLVEDGNVYRGNKPVYWCPTCKTALAEAEIEYHDHDSPSIYVKFQMVDDPKTYVVIWTTTPWTIPANVAIALHPEYTYVKIKVGEEHWIVAEGLLQKFAADVDINFEVVEKFLGKELEGKLTKHPLYDRTSVIVLADYVTLEDGTGCVHTAPGHGEEDYQTGLKYNLPVLSPVDNEGKFTKEAGKYEGLKIWDANKIIVEDMKANGNLIKVGKISHSYPHCWRCKGPVMFRATPQWFISVNKNNLRGKVLEEIKKVKWYPAWGENRITAMVQERPDWTISRQRVWGVPIPAVQCKHCGEVILDPKVVEHFANIVKEKGTDAWFEMDVKDLLPVGFKCEKCGSTEFEKTYDTLDVWIDSGCSWEAVIRSKGEKFPVDLYLEGDDQHRGWFQSSIFLATAKSGTAPFKSVVTHGFIKDEQGRKMSKSLGNVIDPLEIVNKYGADILRLWVASTDFFDNIRVGKNIIEQQVEVYRKLRNTIRYLLSNLNDFTEDNIVPYEKLLPLDKWALARLQKYIEQVTQYYEEFEYSKVYNATIKYCTTELSSVYLDILKDRLYVEAKDSIYRRSAQTVLHYILEALVKILAPIIPFTAEEAYQESHLKKFESVHLEYWPEVRKEFIDEQLLEEFQQLMLIRDDVLKALENARASDVIGHSLDAHVVLELKNDELKALAKKYEELFEEFFIVSKVTLTENVSGYNGLVANVEVKRAEGEKCQRCWKYHPETGKDEQHPETCPRCAAVLRGERK from the coding sequence TTCGTCACGCGCTACAAAACGATGCGTGGATACAGAGTACCGTATGTACCTGGATGGGACACGCACGGACTTCCGATAGAGCACAGAGTAACGACTACTCTCGGAGAAGAAGCAAAGAACAAGACACCTGTTGAAATCAGAAAACTCTGTAAAGAATTCGCACTCAAATTCGTTGACATACAAAGGGAAGAATTCAAAAGACTCGGCGTTAAAGGCGACTGGGAAAACCCGTACATAACGCTTAACCCAGAGTACGAATACCATATATTAGATGTCTTCAAAACGCTCGTTGAAGACGGGAACGTCTACAGAGGAAACAAACCAGTCTACTGGTGTCCAACGTGCAAGACCGCCCTTGCCGAAGCGGAAATCGAATACCACGACCACGACTCGCCGTCCATATATGTAAAATTCCAAATGGTCGATGACCCAAAAACATACGTAGTCATATGGACCACAACACCCTGGACAATACCAGCAAACGTCGCTATAGCGCTCCATCCAGAATACACATACGTAAAAATCAAAGTTGGTGAAGAACATTGGATAGTTGCCGAAGGACTGCTCCAAAAATTCGCAGCGGATGTCGATATTAACTTCGAAGTTGTTGAAAAATTCCTTGGAAAAGAACTCGAAGGAAAGCTCACAAAACACCCACTGTATGACAGAACATCCGTGATAGTTCTTGCAGACTATGTCACGCTCGAAGATGGTACTGGCTGTGTCCACACGGCACCAGGACACGGTGAAGAAGACTACCAAACAGGTTTAAAATACAACCTGCCAGTCCTCTCGCCAGTTGACAACGAAGGAAAATTCACAAAAGAGGCGGGAAAATACGAAGGCTTAAAGATTTGGGATGCAAACAAAATAATTGTAGAAGACATGAAAGCAAACGGAAACCTCATTAAAGTTGGAAAGATAAGCCACAGCTACCCACACTGCTGGCGCTGTAAAGGACCGGTAATGTTCCGTGCGACACCGCAGTGGTTCATATCAGTCAACAAAAATAACCTCAGAGGCAAAGTTCTTGAAGAAATAAAGAAAGTCAAATGGTACCCTGCATGGGGAGAAAATAGAATCACCGCTATGGTCCAGGAAAGACCAGACTGGACTATATCCAGACAAAGAGTCTGGGGCGTGCCAATCCCAGCCGTTCAGTGTAAACACTGTGGGGAAGTCATACTCGATCCAAAAGTAGTCGAACACTTTGCAAACATAGTCAAAGAAAAAGGCACAGACGCTTGGTTTGAAATGGATGTAAAAGATTTACTGCCAGTAGGATTCAAGTGTGAAAAATGCGGAAGCACGGAGTTTGAAAAAACATACGACACACTCGATGTCTGGATAGACTCAGGTTGCTCATGGGAAGCGGTAATAAGGTCAAAAGGCGAGAAATTCCCCGTTGACTTGTACCTTGAAGGTGACGACCAGCACAGAGGCTGGTTCCAGAGCTCAATATTCCTCGCAACAGCAAAATCTGGAACAGCACCATTCAAGAGCGTCGTGACGCACGGGTTCATAAAAGACGAACAGGGAAGAAAGATGAGCAAATCGCTCGGAAACGTAATAGACCCACTCGAAATAGTCAATAAATACGGTGCGGACATACTCAGACTATGGGTTGCAAGCACCGACTTCTTTGACAACATAAGGGTAGGAAAGAACATAATCGAACAGCAGGTTGAAGTATACAGAAAACTCAGAAACACTATCAGATACCTGCTCAGCAACCTGAATGATTTCACCGAAGACAACATCGTACCGTATGAAAAACTACTGCCACTTGACAAGTGGGCACTTGCAAGGCTTCAAAAATACATTGAACAAGTAACGCAGTACTATGAAGAATTCGAATACTCAAAAGTCTACAACGCAACGATCAAATACTGCACGACAGAACTCAGCTCTGTCTATCTTGACATACTAAAAGACAGACTCTATGTCGAAGCAAAAGACTCAATATACAGAAGGTCGGCACAAACCGTGCTCCACTACATACTTGAAGCGCTCGTAAAGATACTTGCGCCGATAATACCATTCACAGCGGAAGAAGCGTATCAAGAGAGCCACTTGAAGAAATTCGAAAGCGTACACCTCGAATACTGGCCAGAAGTAAGAAAAGAGTTCATCGACGAACAACTGCTTGAAGAATTCCAGCAACTGATGCTCATACGCGACGACGTGCTCAAAGCTCTTGAAAACGCTCGTGCTTCCGATGTCATAGGCCACTCCTTAGACGCGCACGTAGTTTTAGAACTCAAAAACGATGAACTAAAAGCATTGGCTAAAAAATACGAAGAACTGTTTGAGGAATTCTTCATTGTATCGAAAGTCACACTTACTGAAAACGTCTCAGGCTACAACGGCTTAGTTGCAAACGTCGAGGTCAAACGCGCAGAAGGTGAAAAGTGTCAAAGGTGCTGGAAATACCATCCTGAGACAGGAAAGGACGAGCAACATCCAGAGACATGTCCAAGATGTGCAGCAGTACTAAGAGGTGAGAGAAAATAA